The Podospora pseudoanserina strain CBS 124.78 chromosome 7 map unlocalized CBS124.78p_7, whole genome shotgun sequence region aaggacgaggatgacttGGACTGCGCCATTCGAGAGGTCTACGAGGAAACAGGTTTCGACATCAGGGAAGCTGGGCTGGTGCCTAGGGATGATGAAGTGAAGTACATCCAGATGTCGATGCGGGATCAGCAAATTCGACTCTATGTTTTCCGGAATGTGCCCATGGACACCAACTTCCATCCAAAGACCAGGAAAGAGATCAGTAAAATTCAGTGGTACAAGCTCTCTGAGCTTCCCGCGTTTCGGAACCGCAAGGGGAATCAACAGGATGATGCCGCTGCGGCTTCGAATGCGAACAAGTTCTACATGGTGGCTCCTTTTCTTGTCCAACTCAAGAAATGGGTCCAACAGCAAAAGCAGAAGGACGCAGCCCGCGGATCGCATGTACCTGTCCATATTCCTATCGAAGAACCTCTCACAGAGGATGACCTCGGTACCCAGACAGAGCCTGTTGCTGGGCCCACGGAGAGCATCGAAACCATTGAAGGGGCGACGGCTGAACTTCAGCGTCTTCTCCAGGTGCAGCCTCCCCCTAGTGGGACACATGTGAATCCGCACCCTGCTCCGGCGGCGACAGCCAACAAAGGGAACGCTCTGTTGGCCCTTCTTCAAAAGAATACTGAGACCGAGGCggctcatcttcctcaaggGTATCACGAGCAGCCCCAGCATTATCAACAGCTgccccagcaacatcaccaacagcctccGCAGCCTCAACATCAGTattaccagcagcagcagtacgGTAACCAAGTCCCGCACACGCCGTTGGAGCTCACTTACACGACTGCTCCGGAGCCGCACACTccgcaccatcatcatccaaccaaCCGGTTACCTGTACCACCTAATCAGCCGCCGCCCAACTTCCCTATCCAACCTCACGGGAATCAAAATGTCTCTCAAGAATACTTTACACAACAGCGGGTCCCCCACCAGATGCCTACCCAGGCCTACGGGGATAACTCGTACATGGCTGGCCCGCGTCCAGTGCAGAAGGAACCCGTTCTTCTCCACCCGCAGCCGTTGCCCCCCCAGGTTCAGCAATCACTTCTCACCAGAAGCATTCTTCAGACTCCCAACATTCCAGAGACTGCCCACCATAATGGTTTGCAAGCGCCGCAGGGAAGCCACCATTCGATCCCGGTCCAGGGGCAAGATGGAGCTGGTTATCAGAATCAAGGAGCACCTCGAAAGGCTGCTCCTCAGCTGACACATCATCACATGTCTCTTCTGAATGCTTTCAAGAGCAATACCTCCCGTACACAAGAAACAACGCCGGTGGCTACCCCTCAAAGCGATGTCGCTCCCGCGGGACAACAGCACGCTGGCTATCATCCGTCTGGACAGGGCTGGCCCAGTGCTCCATCCCATACACAAGCTCCCAACTCAGCTGCGCAGTATTTGCCGCACCACGCGGTGAATGTTCCTCAGGGTTATGGTGAGCGGTATGGGCCTCAGCCGCAGCATGCAGTGGCTCCACAAGTGTCACAACACGCCGCCGCAAACCCAGTTGTGGCCCCAAGACCGCCGCAATCAACGGAGTCGCACCGCTCGGCGTTGTTGGACATGTTCAAAAAGCCAGGCCGTGGAAGTCCCCTAAGCAACGAAATCACAAGATCGTCCATCAAGTCGGACGGTGAACGGCCAGGATATGGGTCCAATAATAGCCAACCATATGGCGGACCATCCAATGCGGAGGCCATCGCCCGAGCTGCTGAAGCCAATGGTGCTCCCGTCCAGATGAATCCAGAGCTCAACCTTCCATACAGGGCCGTTCAGATCCTCACTCGGCCCAAGCAGCCCGAGTCGGCCCAAAGCAATGACTCGATGGACTCGCAAATCCATCGTCTTCAGAGACGCTTGAGCCCCCAGAGGAAGGATGCCAGGAATTCAGGCTCTGGTCTTCCGTCTCCGCGGGACCGCTCTTTGTTCCATCAGCTTGACCAGGAGACGAAGAAGTCCCCCCAGCTCCCGCCAGCCCAGGCGGGCAGCCTTCCATACGGTCAGCCTCAGCCTCAGCGCCAGTCGCCGTACGCAAGTCCTACTTTCCCGCCTCAGCAACCTGTTGGTCCGCCCCAGCA contains the following coding sequences:
- the DCP2 gene encoding mRNA-decapping enzyme subunit 2 (EggNog:ENOG503NYHF; COG:A) encodes the protein MAENKMQLEDWLDDLCVRFIINLPKEDLSSVARICFQVEEAQWFYEDFIRPLDPTLPSMSLRSFCLRIFQHCPLLASFSAENHMRAFEEFLQYKTRVPVRGAILLNEAMDSTVLVKGWKKGANWSFPRGKINKDEDDLDCAIREVYEETGFDIREAGLVPRDDEVKYIQMSMRDQQIRLYVFRNVPMDTNFHPKTRKEISKIQWYKLSELPAFRNRKGNQQDDAAAASNANKFYMVAPFLVQLKKWVQQQKQKDAARGSHVPVHIPIEEPLTEDDLGTQTEPVAGPTESIETIEGATAELQRLLQVQPPPSGTHVNPHPAPAATANKGNALLALLQKNTETEAAHLPQGYHEQPQHYQQLPQQHHQQPPQPQHQYYQQQQYGNQVPHTPLELTYTTAPEPHTPHHHHPTNRLPVPPNQPPPNFPIQPHGNQNVSQEYFTQQRVPHQMPTQAYGDNSYMAGPRPVQKEPVLLHPQPLPPQVQQSLLTRSILQTPNIPETAHHNGLQAPQGSHHSIPVQGQDGAGYQNQGAPRKAAPQLTHHHMSLLNAFKSNTSRTQETTPVATPQSDVAPAGQQHAGYHPSGQGWPSAPSHTQAPNSAAQYLPHHAVNVPQGYGERYGPQPQHAVAPQVSQHAAANPVVAPRPPQSTESHRSALLDMFKKPGRGSPLSNEITRSSIKSDGERPGYGSNNSQPYGGPSNAEAIARAAEANGAPVQMNPELNLPYRAVQILTRPKQPESAQSNDSMDSQIHRLQRRLSPQRKDARNSGSGLPSPRDRSLFHQLDQETKKSPQLPPAQAGSLPYGQPQPQRQSPYASPTFPPQQPVGPPQQLLQHQQYQHHQRQPSGNADQKQKLLSLFGKAQPSPTGLSANGKMKESMVYDQVRSTTPRSRVASLASQGNAGGMAPSVTGVENVHATGNSSRVPSATNSRRGSQTPISPADRNFLLLYLESVSNQARSQT